The following are from one region of the Falco cherrug isolate bFalChe1 chromosome 19, bFalChe1.pri, whole genome shotgun sequence genome:
- the LOC102045949 gene encoding death-associated protein kinase 2-like isoform X4 has product MAEGGWAGVLAAPESTQDTAGPAGAVGSEGLVATLSPGSVEDLYELLEKLGSGHFGVVKRCQERSTGTFYAAKFVKTQRCRGSRRGLERAQVEREVTILRQLDHPNIMRLHDLFASRAEVVLILELIRGGELFDFIAEKEMLSEEEAIEFLGQILRGVEYLHSHRIAHFDLKPENIMLQEKDDPKPQIKIIDFGLAQRLEDGVTFKSLCGTPQYIAPEVINYEPLSSATDMWSIGVITYILLSGLSPFQGETDAETLSNVVAGAYEFEERCFSQTSEMAKDFIRQLLVKEPEHRMTATECLVHPWIKPLSRKQAVNRSRSSINMKNFRKFNARRKWKLSYNMVSACNRLCRTRLLCGLRKEDEELRCCESDQEEKDSHPVTLLRRRRSSCS; this is encoded by the exons ATGGCTGAGggcggctgggctggggtccTGGCTGCCCCTGAAAGCACCCAG GATACAGCCGGCCCCgcgggggctgtggggagcgaGGGGCTGGTGGCCACCCTGAGCCCGGGCAGCGTGGAGGACCTGTACgagctgctggagaagctgggCAG CGGGCACTTCGGCGTGGTGAAGCGATGCCAGGAGCGCAGCACCGGCACCTTCTACGCCGCCAAATTTGTGAAGACACAGCGATGCCGGGGCAGCCGCCGGGGGCTGGAGCGGGCGCAGGTGGAGCGGGAGGTCACCATCCTCCGCCAGCTCGACCACCCCAACATCATGCGGCTCCACGACCTCTTCGCCAGCAGAGCTGAGGTGGTGCTCATCCTGGAGCT GATCCGTGGCGGGGAGCTCTTTGACTTCATCGCGGAGAAGGAGATGCTGTCGGAGGAGGAAGCCATCGAGTTCCTGGGACAGATCCTGCGCGGGGTGGAGTACCTGCACAGCCACCGCATTGCCCACTTTGACCTCAAG CCCGAGAACATCATGCTGCAGGAGAAGGACGACCCCAAGCCCCAGATCAAGATCATCGACTTCGGGCTGGCCCAGCGCCTGGAAGACGGTGTCACCTTCAAGAGCCTCTGCGGGACCCCGCAGTACATCG CTCCTGAAGTGATCAACTACGAACCGCTGAGCTCCGCGACCGACATGTG GAGCATCGGGGTCATCACCTACATCCT GCTCAGCGGCTTGTCCCCCTTCCAGGGTGAGACAGACGCTGAGACCCTCTCCAACGTCGTGGCTGGTGCCTACGAGTTCGAGGAGCGCTGCTTCAGCCAGACCTCCGAGATGGCCAAGGACTTCATCCGGCAGCTGCTGGTGAAGGAGCCAGA gcaccGCATGACGGCCACCGAGTGCCTGGTCCACCCCTGGATCAAG cccctcagcAGGAAGCAGGCGGTGAACCGGAGCCGTTCCTCCATCAACATGAAAAACTTCCGCAAGTTCAACGCTCGGAGGAAGTGGAAG ctctCCTACAACATGGTGTCTGCCTGCAACCGGCTGTGCCGCACGCGGCTGCTCTGCGGCCTGAGGAAGGAGGATGAGGAGCTG cgCTGCTGCGAGAGTGACCAGGAGGAGAAGGACAGCCACCCTGTCACGCTGCTGCGCCGACGGAGAAGCAGCTGCTCCTGA
- the LOC102045949 gene encoding death-associated protein kinase 2-like isoform X2, whose protein sequence is MAEGGWAGVLAAPESTQDTAGPAGAVGSEGLVATLSPGSVEDLYELLEKLGSGHFGVVKRCQERSTGTFYAAKFVKTQRCRGSRRGLERAQVEREVTILRQLDHPNIMRLHDLFASRAEVVLILELIRGGELFDFIAEKEMLSEEEAIEFLGQILRGVEYLHSHRIAHFDLKVPVGTPHFFSLGDPGAASPLLRASPTPCLPGMLLCPPAEPSTPQHPAVSPQPENIMLQEKDDPKPQIKIIDFGLAQRLEDGVTFKSLCGTPQYIAPEVINYEPLSSATDMWSIGVITYILVRQTLRPSPTSWLVPTSSRSAASARPPRWPRTSSGSCWHRMTATECLVHPWIKPLSRKQAVNRSRSSINMKNFRKFNARRKWKLSYNMVSACNRLCRTRLLCGLRKEDEELRCCESDQEEKDSHPVTLLRRRRSSCS, encoded by the exons ATGGCTGAGggcggctgggctggggtccTGGCTGCCCCTGAAAGCACCCAG GATACAGCCGGCCCCgcgggggctgtggggagcgaGGGGCTGGTGGCCACCCTGAGCCCGGGCAGCGTGGAGGACCTGTACgagctgctggagaagctgggCAG CGGGCACTTCGGCGTGGTGAAGCGATGCCAGGAGCGCAGCACCGGCACCTTCTACGCCGCCAAATTTGTGAAGACACAGCGATGCCGGGGCAGCCGCCGGGGGCTGGAGCGGGCGCAGGTGGAGCGGGAGGTCACCATCCTCCGCCAGCTCGACCACCCCAACATCATGCGGCTCCACGACCTCTTCGCCAGCAGAGCTGAGGTGGTGCTCATCCTGGAGCT GATCCGTGGCGGGGAGCTCTTTGACTTCATCGCGGAGAAGGAGATGCTGTCGGAGGAGGAAGCCATCGAGTTCCTGGGACAGATCCTGCGCGGGGTGGAGTACCTGCACAGCCACCGCATTGCCCACTTTGACCTCAAGGTGCCTGTGGGGACCCcccattttttctccttgggGGATCCAGGGGCTGCATCCCCCCTGCTCCGGGCATCTCCCACTCCCTGCCTTCCCGGGATGCTGCTGTGCCCACCGGCAgagcccagcaccccccagcaccccgccGTGTCCCCACAGCCCGAGAACATCATGCTGCAGGAGAAGGACGACCCCAAGCCCCAGATCAAGATCATCGACTTCGGGCTGGCCCAGCGCCTGGAAGACGGTGTCACCTTCAAGAGCCTCTGCGGGACCCCGCAGTACATCG CTCCTGAAGTGATCAACTACGAACCGCTGAGCTCCGCGACCGACATGTG GAGCATCGGGGTCATCACCTACATCCT GGTGAGACAGACGCTGAGACCCTCTCCAACGTCGTGGCTGGTGCCTACGAGTTCGAGGAGCGCTGCTTCAGCCAGACCTCCGAGATGGCCAAGGACTTCATCCGGCAGCTGCTG gcaccGCATGACGGCCACCGAGTGCCTGGTCCACCCCTGGATCAAG cccctcagcAGGAAGCAGGCGGTGAACCGGAGCCGTTCCTCCATCAACATGAAAAACTTCCGCAAGTTCAACGCTCGGAGGAAGTGGAAG ctctCCTACAACATGGTGTCTGCCTGCAACCGGCTGTGCCGCACGCGGCTGCTCTGCGGCCTGAGGAAGGAGGATGAGGAGCTG cgCTGCTGCGAGAGTGACCAGGAGGAGAAGGACAGCCACCCTGTCACGCTGCTGCGCCGACGGAGAAGCAGCTGCTCCTGA
- the LOC102045949 gene encoding death-associated protein kinase 2-like isoform X3, which translates to MAEGGWAGVLAAPESTQDTAGPAGAVGSEGLVATLSPGSVEDLYELLEKLGSGHFGVVKRCQERSTGTFYAAKFVKTQRCRGSRRGLERAQVEREVTILRQLDHPNIMRLHDLFASRAEVVLILELIRGGELFDFIAEKEMLSEEEAIEFLGQILRGVEYLHSHRIAHFDLKVPVGTPHFFSLGDPGAASPLLRASPTPCLPGMLLCPPAEPSTPQHPAVSPQPENIMLQEKDDPKPQIKIIDFGLAQRLEDGVTFKSLCGTPQYIAPEVINYEPLSSATDMWSIGVITYILLSGLSPFQGETDAETLSNVVAGAYEFEERCFSQTSEMAKDFIRQLLAPHDGHRVPGPPLDQAPQQEAGGEPEPFLHQHEKLPQVQRSEEVEALLQHGVCLQPAVPHAAALRPEEGG; encoded by the exons ATGGCTGAGggcggctgggctggggtccTGGCTGCCCCTGAAAGCACCCAG GATACAGCCGGCCCCgcgggggctgtggggagcgaGGGGCTGGTGGCCACCCTGAGCCCGGGCAGCGTGGAGGACCTGTACgagctgctggagaagctgggCAG CGGGCACTTCGGCGTGGTGAAGCGATGCCAGGAGCGCAGCACCGGCACCTTCTACGCCGCCAAATTTGTGAAGACACAGCGATGCCGGGGCAGCCGCCGGGGGCTGGAGCGGGCGCAGGTGGAGCGGGAGGTCACCATCCTCCGCCAGCTCGACCACCCCAACATCATGCGGCTCCACGACCTCTTCGCCAGCAGAGCTGAGGTGGTGCTCATCCTGGAGCT GATCCGTGGCGGGGAGCTCTTTGACTTCATCGCGGAGAAGGAGATGCTGTCGGAGGAGGAAGCCATCGAGTTCCTGGGACAGATCCTGCGCGGGGTGGAGTACCTGCACAGCCACCGCATTGCCCACTTTGACCTCAAGGTGCCTGTGGGGACCCcccattttttctccttgggGGATCCAGGGGCTGCATCCCCCCTGCTCCGGGCATCTCCCACTCCCTGCCTTCCCGGGATGCTGCTGTGCCCACCGGCAgagcccagcaccccccagcaccccgccGTGTCCCCACAGCCCGAGAACATCATGCTGCAGGAGAAGGACGACCCCAAGCCCCAGATCAAGATCATCGACTTCGGGCTGGCCCAGCGCCTGGAAGACGGTGTCACCTTCAAGAGCCTCTGCGGGACCCCGCAGTACATCG CTCCTGAAGTGATCAACTACGAACCGCTGAGCTCCGCGACCGACATGTG GAGCATCGGGGTCATCACCTACATCCT GCTCAGCGGCTTGTCCCCCTTCCAGGGTGAGACAGACGCTGAGACCCTCTCCAACGTCGTGGCTGGTGCCTACGAGTTCGAGGAGCGCTGCTTCAGCCAGACCTCCGAGATGGCCAAGGACTTCATCCGGCAGCTGCTG gcaccGCATGACGGCCACCGAGTGCCTGGTCCACCCCTGGATCAAG cccctcagcAGGAAGCAGGCGGTGAACCGGAGCCGTTCCTCCATCAACATGAAAAACTTCCGCAAGTTCAACGCTCGGAGGAAGTGGAAG ctctCCTACAACATGGTGTCTGCCTGCAACCGGCTGTGCCGCACGCGGCTGCTCTGCGGCCTGAGGAAGGAGGATGA
- the LOC102045949 gene encoding death-associated protein kinase 2-like isoform X1 — MAEGGWAGVLAAPESTQDTAGPAGAVGSEGLVATLSPGSVEDLYELLEKLGSGHFGVVKRCQERSTGTFYAAKFVKTQRCRGSRRGLERAQVEREVTILRQLDHPNIMRLHDLFASRAEVVLILELIRGGELFDFIAEKEMLSEEEAIEFLGQILRGVEYLHSHRIAHFDLKVPVGTPHFFSLGDPGAASPLLRASPTPCLPGMLLCPPAEPSTPQHPAVSPQPENIMLQEKDDPKPQIKIIDFGLAQRLEDGVTFKSLCGTPQYIAPEVINYEPLSSATDMWSIGVITYILLSGLSPFQGETDAETLSNVVAGAYEFEERCFSQTSEMAKDFIRQLLVKEPEHRMTATECLVHPWIKPLSRKQAVNRSRSSINMKNFRKFNARRKWKLSYNMVSACNRLCRTRLLCGLRKEDEELRCCESDQEEKDSHPVTLLRRRRSSCS, encoded by the exons ATGGCTGAGggcggctgggctggggtccTGGCTGCCCCTGAAAGCACCCAG GATACAGCCGGCCCCgcgggggctgtggggagcgaGGGGCTGGTGGCCACCCTGAGCCCGGGCAGCGTGGAGGACCTGTACgagctgctggagaagctgggCAG CGGGCACTTCGGCGTGGTGAAGCGATGCCAGGAGCGCAGCACCGGCACCTTCTACGCCGCCAAATTTGTGAAGACACAGCGATGCCGGGGCAGCCGCCGGGGGCTGGAGCGGGCGCAGGTGGAGCGGGAGGTCACCATCCTCCGCCAGCTCGACCACCCCAACATCATGCGGCTCCACGACCTCTTCGCCAGCAGAGCTGAGGTGGTGCTCATCCTGGAGCT GATCCGTGGCGGGGAGCTCTTTGACTTCATCGCGGAGAAGGAGATGCTGTCGGAGGAGGAAGCCATCGAGTTCCTGGGACAGATCCTGCGCGGGGTGGAGTACCTGCACAGCCACCGCATTGCCCACTTTGACCTCAAGGTGCCTGTGGGGACCCcccattttttctccttgggGGATCCAGGGGCTGCATCCCCCCTGCTCCGGGCATCTCCCACTCCCTGCCTTCCCGGGATGCTGCTGTGCCCACCGGCAgagcccagcaccccccagcaccccgccGTGTCCCCACAGCCCGAGAACATCATGCTGCAGGAGAAGGACGACCCCAAGCCCCAGATCAAGATCATCGACTTCGGGCTGGCCCAGCGCCTGGAAGACGGTGTCACCTTCAAGAGCCTCTGCGGGACCCCGCAGTACATCG CTCCTGAAGTGATCAACTACGAACCGCTGAGCTCCGCGACCGACATGTG GAGCATCGGGGTCATCACCTACATCCT GCTCAGCGGCTTGTCCCCCTTCCAGGGTGAGACAGACGCTGAGACCCTCTCCAACGTCGTGGCTGGTGCCTACGAGTTCGAGGAGCGCTGCTTCAGCCAGACCTCCGAGATGGCCAAGGACTTCATCCGGCAGCTGCTGGTGAAGGAGCCAGA gcaccGCATGACGGCCACCGAGTGCCTGGTCCACCCCTGGATCAAG cccctcagcAGGAAGCAGGCGGTGAACCGGAGCCGTTCCTCCATCAACATGAAAAACTTCCGCAAGTTCAACGCTCGGAGGAAGTGGAAG ctctCCTACAACATGGTGTCTGCCTGCAACCGGCTGTGCCGCACGCGGCTGCTCTGCGGCCTGAGGAAGGAGGATGAGGAGCTG cgCTGCTGCGAGAGTGACCAGGAGGAGAAGGACAGCCACCCTGTCACGCTGCTGCGCCGACGGAGAAGCAGCTGCTCCTGA
- the LOC102045949 gene encoding death-associated protein kinase 2-like isoform X5, translating to MRLHDLFASRAEVVLILELIRGGELFDFIAEKEMLSEEEAIEFLGQILRGVEYLHSHRIAHFDLKVPVGTPHFFSLGDPGAASPLLRASPTPCLPGMLLCPPAEPSTPQHPAVSPQPENIMLQEKDDPKPQIKIIDFGLAQRLEDGVTFKSLCGTPQYIAPEVINYEPLSSATDMWSIGVITYILLSGLSPFQGETDAETLSNVVAGAYEFEERCFSQTSEMAKDFIRQLLVKEPEHRMTATECLVHPWIKPLSRKQAVNRSRSSINMKNFRKFNARRKWKLSYNMVSACNRLCRTRLLCGLRKEDEELRCCESDQEEKDSHPVTLLRRRRSSCS from the exons ATGCGGCTCCACGACCTCTTCGCCAGCAGAGCTGAGGTGGTGCTCATCCTGGAGCT GATCCGTGGCGGGGAGCTCTTTGACTTCATCGCGGAGAAGGAGATGCTGTCGGAGGAGGAAGCCATCGAGTTCCTGGGACAGATCCTGCGCGGGGTGGAGTACCTGCACAGCCACCGCATTGCCCACTTTGACCTCAAGGTGCCTGTGGGGACCCcccattttttctccttgggGGATCCAGGGGCTGCATCCCCCCTGCTCCGGGCATCTCCCACTCCCTGCCTTCCCGGGATGCTGCTGTGCCCACCGGCAgagcccagcaccccccagcaccccgccGTGTCCCCACAGCCCGAGAACATCATGCTGCAGGAGAAGGACGACCCCAAGCCCCAGATCAAGATCATCGACTTCGGGCTGGCCCAGCGCCTGGAAGACGGTGTCACCTTCAAGAGCCTCTGCGGGACCCCGCAGTACATCG CTCCTGAAGTGATCAACTACGAACCGCTGAGCTCCGCGACCGACATGTG GAGCATCGGGGTCATCACCTACATCCT GCTCAGCGGCTTGTCCCCCTTCCAGGGTGAGACAGACGCTGAGACCCTCTCCAACGTCGTGGCTGGTGCCTACGAGTTCGAGGAGCGCTGCTTCAGCCAGACCTCCGAGATGGCCAAGGACTTCATCCGGCAGCTGCTGGTGAAGGAGCCAGA gcaccGCATGACGGCCACCGAGTGCCTGGTCCACCCCTGGATCAAG cccctcagcAGGAAGCAGGCGGTGAACCGGAGCCGTTCCTCCATCAACATGAAAAACTTCCGCAAGTTCAACGCTCGGAGGAAGTGGAAG ctctCCTACAACATGGTGTCTGCCTGCAACCGGCTGTGCCGCACGCGGCTGCTCTGCGGCCTGAGGAAGGAGGATGAGGAGCTG cgCTGCTGCGAGAGTGACCAGGAGGAGAAGGACAGCCACCCTGTCACGCTGCTGCGCCGACGGAGAAGCAGCTGCTCCTGA
- the INSRR gene encoding LOW QUALITY PROTEIN: insulin receptor-related protein (The sequence of the model RefSeq protein was modified relative to this genomic sequence to represent the inferred CDS: substituted 1 base at 1 genomic stop codon), translating into MDIRNDVSQLQKLENCSIIEGNLQILLMFTTGAEDFRGLSFPRLLMITEYLLLFRVYGLESLRDLFPNLSVIRGTNLFFSYALVIFEMPHLRDVGLHSLGHILRGSVRIERNQELCHLSTIDWGLLLPDAVDNTYIVGNKLAEECADVCPGILDVEKPCAQTSVNGQLDYRCWTSSYCQKVCPCGVGSACTAVGECCHAECLGGCGRPRDNRACVACRHFHFNGHCLPSCPPRTYEYEGWRCVTAEYCASLRKVSDNPRDASKFVIHQQQCLSECPSGYIRNESSIFCHKCEGLCPKECKVGTKTIDSTRAAQELGGCTLVEGNLIVNIRRGYNLASELQSSLGLIETITGFLKIKHSFALVSLSFFKNLKLIRGDSMVDGNYTLYVLDNQNLQQLWDWSHHVLSIPVGKMYFAFNPKLCLAEIYRMEEVTGTKGRQNKAEINPRTNGDRASCKTQTLRFISNVTESDRIFLKWERYRPPEYRDLLSFIVYYKESPFQNVSEYVGQDACGAQSWNVLDVELPLSSEQEPGVTLLNLRPWTQYAIFVRAITLTTAEEGRNYGAQSEVVYIRTMPAAPTVPRDVISMSNSSSHIVVRWKPPTQRNGNITYYLVLWQQLAEDMELYVNDYCHKGLKLPTSSADTRFGDGDSPEVEQDTEERCCPCRPADGQLRMEGEAESFQKKFENFLHNSIIIPRPPWKVTSINKNPQRXAGTTRRAGGEPKPDFQIFEDKVVRDRAVLSRLRHFTEYRIDIHACNHAAHTVGCSAATFVFARTMPELQADNIPGNVTWEPAGKNSVLLRWEEPKNPNGLILKYEIKYSRESEVTTVVCVSRHRYSKYGGVHLALLQPGNYSAKVRATSLAGNGSWTGLVKFYILGPAEEESGSFYVLLTVTPVVLMVLISCLAVFVFFYNKKRYGTLYASVNPEYFSASDMYMPDEWEVSREKITVIRELGQGSFGMVYEGLALGLTAEGEETKVALKTVNELATMRERIEFLNEASVMKAFKCHHVVRLLGVVSQGQPALVIMELMTRGDLKSYLRSLRPDAENNPGLPPPSLRDMIQMAGEIADGMAYLNANKFVHRDLAARNCMVSEDFTVKIGDFGMTRDIYETDYYRKGGKGLLPVRWMSPEALKDGIFNTQSDVWSFGVVLWEIATLAEQPYQGMSNEQVLRFVMDNGVLERPENCPDKLHELMCLCWQQNPRLRPSFVQLLESIKDHMAPAFRTLSFFYSSENRRRGSGEPSESETDQTPGEDEPPASPLPTHKDSSPGRLPNGTA; encoded by the exons ATGGACATCCGCAACGACGTCTCCCAGCTCCAGAAGCTGGAGAACTGCTCCATCATCGAGGGCAACCTGCAGATCCTGCTCATGTTCACCACGGGCGCCGAGGACTTTCGGGGGCTCAGCTTCCCTCGCCTGCTCATGATCACCGAGTACCTGCTCCTCTTCCGTGTCTATGGGCTGGAGAGCCTGCGGGATCTCTTCCCCAACCTCTCCGTCATCCGTGGCACCAACCTCTTCTTCAGCTATGCCTTGGTCATCTTTGAGATGCCACATCTGCGGGACGTGGGGCTGCACAGCCTGGGTCACATCCTGCGCGGCTCGGTCCGCATCGAACGCAACCAGGAGCTTTGCCACCTCTCCACCATTgactgggggctgctgctgcccgaCGCCGTGGACAACACCTACATCGTCGGCAATAAGTTGGCCGAAGAGTGCGCCGACGTCTGCCCGGGCATCCTCGACGTGGAGAAGCCGTGTGCGCAGACCAGCGTCAATGGGCAGCTGGATTATCGCTGCTGGACATCCAGCTACTGCCAGAaag TGTGCCCATGTGGCGTGGGCTCGGCATGCACGGCGGTAGGCGAGTGCTGCCACGCCGAGTGCTTGGGGGGCTGCGGGCGACCCCGCGACAACCGAGCCTGCGTTGCCTGCCGCCACTTCCACTTCAACGGGCactgcctgccctcctgcccgCCCCGCACCTATGAGTACGAGGGCTGGCGCTGCGTCACCGCCGAGTACTGTGCCAGCCTCCGCAAGGTCTCTGACAACCCCCGTGATGCGTCCAAGTTCGTCAtccaccagcagcagtgcctcTCCGAGTGTCCCTCGGGCTACATCAGGAATGAGAGCAG CATCTTCTGCCACAAGTGTGAGGGGCTGTGCCCCAAGGAGTGCAAGGTGGGCACCAAAACCATTGACTCGACGCGGGCAGcgcaggagctggggggctgcacccTCGTCGAGGGCAACCTCATTGTGAACATCCGTCGGGGCT ATAACCTGGCCTcggagctgcagagcagcctggggctTATCGAGACCATCACGGGCTTCCTGAAGATCAAGCACTCCTTTGCCCTTGTCTCCTTGTCCTTCTTCAAGAACCTCAAGCTGATCCGCGGTGACTCCATGGTGGACGG GAATTACACCCTGTACGTCCTGGATAACCAgaacctgcagcagctctgggattGGAGCCACCACGTCCTCTCCATCCCCGTGGGCAAGATGTACTTCGCTTTCAACCCCAAGCTGTGCCTGGCCGAGATCTACCGCATGGAGGAGGTGACGGGCACCAAGGGGCGGCAGAACAAGGCAGAGATCAACCCCCGCACCAACGGGGACCGGGCGTCCT GCAAGACCCAGACCCTGCGCTTCATCTCCAACGTCACCGAGTCCGATCGCATCTTCCTGAAGTGGGAGCGGTACCGGCCCCCCGAGTACCGTGATCTCCTCAGCTTCATCGTCTACTACAAGGAGTC ACCCTTCCAGAATGTGTCAGAGTATGTGGGGCAGGATGCCTGTGGGGCGCAGAGCTGGAATGTGCTGGACGTGGAGCTGCCGCTCAGCAGCGAGCAGGAGCCGGGGGTGACGCTGCTCAACCTCCGCCCCTGGACCCAATACGCCATCTTCGTCCGTGCCATCACCCTCACCACTGCCGAGGAAGGACGTAACTACGGGGCACAGAGCGAGGTGGTCTACATCCGCACCATGCCAGCGG CCCCGACGGTTCCCCGGGATGTCATCTCCATGTCCAACTCCTCCTCCCACATCGTGGTGCGCTGGAAGCCGCCCACACAACGCAACGGCAACATCACCTACTacctggtgctgtggcagcagctggccGAGGACATGGAGCTCTACGTCAATGACTACTGCCACAAag GGCTGAAGTTGCCCACCAGCAGTGCGGACACCCGCTTTGGAGATGGGGACAGTCCCGAGGTGGAGCAGGACACGGAGGAGCGGTGCTGTCCCTGCCGCCCCGCCGATGGGCAGCTCCGCATGGAGGGGGAAGCTGAGTCCTTCCAGAAGAAGTTTGAGAACTTCCTTCACAACTCCATCATCATCCCCAG ACCCCCCTGGAAGGTGACATCCATCAACAAGAACCCACAGAGGTGAGCGGGGACCACAC GCCGCGCCGGGGGCGAGCCCAAACCCGACTTCCAGATCTTCGAGGACAAGGTGGTGCGTGACCGAGCGGTGCTGTCGCGGCTGCGGCACTTCACCGAGTACCGCATCGACATCCATGCCTGCAACCACGCCGCGCACACCGTGGGCTGCAGCGCTGCCACCTTCGTCTTTGCCAGGACCATGCCTGAGC TGCAAGCTGATAACATTCCTGGCAACGTCACATGGGAGCCGGCTGGCAAGAACAGTGTCCTGCTGCGTTGGGAAGAGCCCAAGAACCCCAATGGGCTCATCCTCAAGTATGAGATCAAGTACAGCCGCGAGAGTGAA GTCACCACCGTGGTCTGTGTCTCCCGTCACCGTTACTCCAAGTACGGGGGGGTCCacctggctctgctccagccaggaAATTACTCAGCCAAGGTCCGGGCCACCTCACTGGCTGGCAACGGCTCGTGGACGGGGCTCGTCAAGTTTTACATCCTGGGGCCAG CTGAGGAGGAGTCTGGCAGCTTCTACGTCCTGCTTACCGTCACGCCCGTGGTCCTCATGGTGCTCATCTCCTGCCTTGCCGTCTTCGTCTTCTTCTACAACAAGAAGAGGTA CGGGACGCTCTACGCCTCCGTCAACCCCGAGTACTTCAGTGCCTCAGACA TGTACATGCCTGATGAGTGGGAGGTGTCACGGGAGAAGATCACGGTGATccgggagctggggcagggctccTTCGGGATGGTGTACGAGGGGCTGGCGCTGGGGCTGACTGCTGAGGGTGAGGAGACCAAGGTGGCCCTGAAGACGGTCAACGAGTTGGCCACCATGCGAGAGCGCATTGAGTTTCTCAACGAGGCCTCTGTCATGAAAGCCTTCAAGTGCCACCACGTG GTCCGTCTGCTCGGCGTCGTGTCCCAGGGCCAGCCAGCCTTGGTCATCATGGAGCTGATGACGCGTGGGGACCTGAAGAGCTACCTGCGCTCGCTCCGACCTGACGCCGAG AACAACCCCGGGCTGCCACCGCCGTCGCTCAGGGACATGATCCAGATGGCGGGGGAGATCGCCGATGGCATGGCGTACCTCAACGCCAACAAGTTCGTCCATCGGGACCTGGCGGCCCGCAACTGCATGGTGTCCGAGGACTTCACTGTCAAGATtggag ATTTCGGCATGACCCGCGATATCTACGAGACAGATTATTATCGGAAAGGGGGCAAGGGGCTGCTCCCCGTCCGCTGGATGTCCCCTGAAGCCCTCAAAGATGGCATCTTCAACACCCAGTCCGACGTCTG GTCCTTCGGGGTGGTGCTGTGGGAGATCGCCACGCTGGCCGAGCAGCCCTACCAGGGCATGTCCAACGAGCAGGTCCTGCGCTTCGTCATGGACAACGGCGTCCTGGAGCGGCCGGAAAACTGCCCCGACAAACT CCACGAGCTGAtgtgcctgtgctggcagcagaacCCGCGCCTGCGTCCCTCCTTCGTCCAGCTCCTGGAGAGCATCAAGGACCACATGGCACCCGCCTTCCGCACCCTCTCCTTCTTCTACAGCTCCGAGAACCGCCGGCGCGGCTCGGGCGAACCCTCTGAATCCGAGACGGATCAGACCCCTGGGGAGGACGAGCCCCCCgcctctcccctgcccacccacaAGGACAGCAGCCCTGGCCGGCTCCCCAATGGGACGGCCTGA